A single genomic interval of Flavobacterium sp. N2820 harbors:
- a CDS encoding porin family protein codes for MKKAIIMIALVTLSVTNSMAQESSTTDNRNKLFFGLKAGTNFSNVYDSEGEDFVADGKFGLAGGVFVSIPLGKFVGIQPEVLFSQKGFKSTGTFLGTDYETTRTTDYIDIPLFLAVKPVEYVTLLFGPQYSYLLKQKDEFTGGSLSSTQEEEFENDDIRKNTFSLIGGVDINVQNLVFGLRGGWDLKNNNGDGTSTTPRYKNMWYQATVGYRF; via the coding sequence ATGAAAAAAGCAATCATAATGATCGCGTTAGTTACTTTATCGGTTACAAATTCAATGGCTCAAGAGTCTTCAACAACTGATAATCGAAACAAATTATTCTTTGGATTAAAAGCAGGAACAAATTTTTCAAATGTTTATGATTCTGAAGGCGAAGATTTTGTTGCAGATGGGAAATTTGGATTAGCAGGAGGTGTTTTTGTATCAATTCCGTTAGGTAAATTTGTTGGAATTCAACCCGAAGTATTATTTTCTCAAAAAGGTTTTAAATCAACAGGTACGTTTTTAGGAACCGATTATGAAACCACAAGAACTACTGACTATATTGATATTCCATTATTTTTAGCTGTTAAACCAGTTGAATATGTAACACTTTTATTTGGGCCTCAATACTCATATTTATTAAAACAAAAAGATGAGTTTACAGGAGGTTCATTAAGTTCAACACAAGAAGAAGAATTTGAAAACGATGATATTCGTAAAAATACTTTTTCACTTATTGGTGGTGTGGATATAAATGTTCAAAATCTAGTTTTTGGACTAAGAGGTGGATGGGATTTAAAAAACAATAATGGAGATGGAACTTCTACAACGCCACGATATAAAAATATGTGGTATCAAGCAACAGTAGGTTACAGATTTTAA